CGGTCTCCATACAGAAACGCAGTTGGTCGCATCGTCAGCGCTCCTACGAAACCGACGACAAACAGGAGGAAACAGACAGCAGCTATGCCGCCTGTCCACTGTGCAAATCGGAGTGGAGAGTCTCCCCGGGATCGTTCCGCGCCACGATACCAGCGCCAAATGGCTGCTCCCGACCATCCAACAACGGCCGTCACGAACACTACGACAGAGAAAGCAACGATCGCACCGTGAACCCGTGGTTGTTCTAGTAGCGAAAGTCGTTCGTACGCCGACGCTGGACGACTCCCGAGAAACAGGTGTGTGACGTCTCCATCGGTTTCGCGAAATGCGAGTCGGTCAGGACCGTCGATTTCACGGAAGAAGAGCGGTTCCGCTTCGACCCATCGCTTCGTGTCATCGCCGTGTGTCGTTATCAGTCGTCCTCGATCGTCGAGAGAAACGGAGACGGACTCGGTGACGCCGATGAACTTCTCTGAGGTCGTAGACGGGACCCTGAGCGTTCTGTACGTCCCTTCGAGGTCGGTCCCTCGAGTTGGTGTACCATCCGGAATCGTCACTGACGGCTCTTCCGTGGGAAAGTACTGCTCGATGAATTCGTCGATGAACTCCTCTCTGGCGTTGGTACCACCCGTGCTGTTGTACGAAACGAACACCCCCACGTCGTGTTCGGGGACGAGAAAGAGGAGGCTGTGAAATAATCGCGTGTCTCCAGCGTGACCAATCACTCGTACACCGTGGCGACTCATCTCGTAAAAGCCGAATCCCATCCCGTTCACCCGTTCGTCGTTGGCGAACCGACGGCGGTGCATCTCCGCGACCGTTTCCGATTCGAGTATCCGGTCATCATCGACAGTTCCGCCCTGAAGGTGTGCCCGGACGAATCGTGCCATGTCAGTCGCGGTCGCACTCATTGCACCTGTCGCCGGCATACCGACGAACTCGAAGTCGCCTTCTCGGAACTCGCCGTCTGTGGCTGTGTACCCCTTCGCAAGATCAGCCCGAAGACCGTCCGGAACCGGCTGGGCGAACGTGCTCCGTTTCATCGAGAGCGGATCGAAAATTTCCTCATTGACGTAGTTCTCGAACGACGTCTCGGCGGCTGTTGCCACGATGTGACCGGAGAGGGCAGCGCCGTAGTTCGAGTAGGCAGTAAACCGTCCTGGCGGACGGATGCGAGCAGGTTGTTCTTCGACAAGCGTCTGCTCCAGTGGCTGGAGGTCGGTTTCGGCTAACACGAACGTCCCGTGGGCCCGATCCTCGAACCCGGGCGTATGAGTCCCGAGATGGTCGAGTGTGATCGGTTGCTCGTACGTCCTGGGAACGTCGATCTCATCGAGATACTGGTTTACGTCGGTGTCGAGATCGAATCGCCCGCGTTCGACGCCCTGCATCACGGCGGTCCAGGTGAACAGTTTCGACACGGAACCGATACGAAAGAGCGTTTCATCGGCGCGAACGGGTGTCTCCGACTCGACGTCACTGAAGCCGTATCCCTTTGCGAACTCCGAATCACCATCGACGACAGCGACTGTCGCCCCTGGAATACTGTGCCCCTCCAGTTGCGCACGTATGAGACCGTCGAGAAATGACTCGAAAGCGTTCGGATCGGCGAGTGGTCCCGCATCAAGCTGGGCAACGGCCCTACTCGCGGTATCCGTGCTGGCAGCTACGGGCGTCGAGACGACAGCAGCACTAACCGCGAGTCCACCCAGCACTTCCCGGCGCGAAACGGTATCCATTGTACTGTAACTCACTCGCCTCGATGGACGAGTGTATCGGGTCGGTCGGGGCTCCCGAGCAGGTAGCCACCGAAGGCTACCAGCCAGAGCATCACTGGGTAGACGATCATTCGTTCGGTCCCCCCGTGGCCGATAGGGCCGAACGCCGCCGTATTGCCGGCATCACCCGCCGCCATGAGCACAACGAACACGAGCCCAATACCACCGGCGAGGACCGATATCGCCCGCATTACGCCGGAGAGTCGAGTTGCAGTCCCGAGGGCCTGTACGTTGAAGAACACGAACGCGAGGAGTGCGAACAGCGAGTGGAGTCCGCCGGTATCGAGCGGGAAGACGCCGGCACCGATCGCACCGATGCCGGCGAGTGCGAAGATGGCGAAGAGCCAGCGTTTTCCGTGGGTCTGGTAGAAGTAGAACCCGCCAAGGAGGTTGCACAGGCCGGCGACGATGAGCGAGATATTGAACACCAGCGCGGTCTCGGCGATGACGCCGAGGTCACTGATGGCAGCCGCACCGAAGTCGTAGCCAGGGGCCATCGCTGCTGCAAGCATGATGACCGTCATAAACTGGGCGGCGAGTGCGACGAAGAAAACACCTGCGCGTTTCCGGTTATCTGACGCCGTTCCATGGATTTCACCAGTGGCCTGGCTATACGCGGTATTCCGAGTCATCGTGTGGTCACTGATTGCTAGTCCGCTCCCAGAGAACATATAGTAGCTCTGCTGAAATCCGCAGAGCATTACAGCTCCGGCCGACAGTCCGGTCAGATGAAGACCTTCCCGCAGTCAGGGTTACTTCCGACCGAGTACATACCCGAAAACGAACCACAGACCAGCCATTACCGCACGCTTCCGTGTGTCACCGAACGGGATGAATCGGGTATCCTGGTTCGTTATTTCCACGACACCGGTCGGAGTAGCCCAGACACCGCCGCCCATCCCGCCTCCCTCGCCGGCTTCTCGGTTCTCGGCTGCAGTATCGACGTCCTCGCGGCCGCCCGATTCGTATCCGCCCCCGAATCCGTACGCTACCTTTGCGACGGGAACGATCGTTTTCCCGTCGTGTGCGACGGGCTCGCCGTACACTTGGGTGACGCCCGCGTGGTCCTGAAGACGATCACCGATTGCAGAGAGTCGTTCCCTGTCGTTCATACACACGCACCGACGAGACTCCCCGATCTAGCTTCGTCACCCCGATGCTACCGGTCCCGTCGAAATCGAGATCCGAGTTGATATAATCAGGACGGATAGACGATCGAAGCGGGAATCTGGCGAGGTTCCCACGATGCGCTACCGACCCTGGGTGGGTGCTTTATTGGATTCGAGCGTGTATCTGAAGTGGTGATTTGACGTGGGTTCGTTCCTCGTGTGCTATGGAACCGGAGAGGGGCAGCGGCAACAGTCGCTACTCGCATCGCTGACGCACTCACGGAACGGGGGCACGATGCTACGTCGGAGAACGCCGATGAGATTCCAGCGGACCTCGTCGTCGATGATTTCGATGCGGTTCTCGTTGGTGCGTCCGTTCATCGCGGTGCGCACCAGCCGGCGATCCGTGAGTTCGTCAGATCAAACCGCGACGCCCTCACGTCGAAACCGACCGCGTTTTTCCAGGTCTCGCTGTCCTCCGCGACCGAAGCGGGCCGTGCGCAAGCGGCGGAATACGTCGACGCATTCCTCGAGGACACGGACTGGCATCCCGACCGGATCGGCCTCTTCGGCGGCGCGCTTCGGTACTCGAAGTACGGCTTTCTCAAGCGACTGCTGATGAAACAGATTGCCAAGCGAACGATCTCTGAGATGCCCGAGGAGGACGCATCCGGTGACATTGAATTTACAGACTGGGCCGAAGTGGAAGCGTTCGCTGCCGACGTCGCCGCATTCGTTGAGGGACGTCTGGGTGTAACGTCGCCGGCGACCGGTGACTCGGAACTGAGCGAGTGAGGCCGATTGCAGAACGCCCCTGTTCCGCAACTCGTTTGGTGAGCGTTTGACACCCGTCTTTGACATGGTCGAACCACTTCGACCGAGGGATGTCGATCGTACCGGCGAATCTGCGGATCCAACTGATGTATGACTGGTTTGGTATTTAACTGGGACGGCCACAACGACAACATTCCTATAGGTGAGAAATCAGCCACATGGGAATGTGGTGGGTTCTGCTACTGCCTCTACGGATACTACAGACGACCTCAAACATATTTGAGTTACATTACTGCCAATATGTAGAATGAGAGACAATATTTATGCCGGATTGAGGATTACAGCACGCTATGAAGTTCTTCGAGTTCGTCCGTGAAGGCCAGTGGATCCCCATCACTGGATATCTAATCTACGTTTCTGCGCTCACGGCCGGATACTATTACAACCTCACGTTCGTCCAACTGGGACTGACCGATCTCGGAACGCGGGGGATCGGTCTGTCGCCCGGGGACGTGTCGATGGCGATGGCCATACTCGCGCTCCTCACTCTCGTCGCTGCCGTCGCCAGCGGCGTCCTGATGGATCGCCGTGGATGGAGCACTGACCTGTACGTGAAGTTCCGGTTGCTCTTTCTGGTCGTTTTCGTCCAACTGCTGCTGACGATCGCCGCCCCCCACGTGAGTACGGTCGAACAGTTTGTGCTCTGGGTGATCGTCTGTTCGATGGCGCTCGGCGTCGGAATCCCGGTGACGTTCAGTTTCATGCTCGATTTCGTTCCCGTGAGGGACCGCGGATACGTCGCTGCCATCGTGGCAGGATCGTCGTTCTTCGTCGCGGCCCTGTATCCGATCGAATGGCGGATCGACGAGTTCAGTCTCGTCATGAGCGCGACGATGGTTCCGGCAGTCCTCGTTCTCGCCGTTCTCTCGGTCAGGCGGTTCCGATTCGTCGATAGACTCGCCAGTCAACACGAACGCGACGCGTTCGGAACTGGCCGATTCTGCCGGCCGACACCGGTTCGAACGGCAAGTTTCGCGTTCTGGGGACCGGTTCTGCTGATGTTCGGCGTCTTCTTCATCGATAGCCTGGGCTTTCTCCGAATCATCGAGACGCCGCTGTACATCTACACGTCCTGGCAATCTCCCGATCTGAGCGTCCGGTTGTTTATCGCTGTCTTGCACGTCGTCGGGGCGTTCGCTGCTGGCATCATCTACACGAATTTCGACCGAAACTGGCTGTTCCTCTGGGTGTTCGGCCTGTTCGCGTTCACACACCTCCTGTACGTCTTCCACGTCCAGTTTGGCGCGGGTGACACCCCACCGCTGGTACTGCCGATGTTCTACGTGCTCGCGGTCAGTTTCTACACGACGCTCAACTTCGCACTCTGGCCGGACCTCTCCACGCCCGAGACGATCGGCACGCACACGGCCCTCGGCGTCGGGATAGCGGGGTGGCTGGCGACCTTCTCGAGTACCGCGCTGGCGCTGTACTCCGAGGGGATCGGACTCTCGCTGTTGAGTCACCTGACGTACGTGAACGCGCTGGCACTGCTGTTCGTCGTCGCGTTGCCGGTGCTGCTATACGTGCATCGGATGGTTGAATTGGCTCGTGGAGGGACGACGCCATGAACCTGGAGCTCATCCCGCTCTTGATAATCGCGCTGCTCATGATCTCGGCGGGCGGGGCAGACGTCGAGACCACCGAGTTCGTTATCGAAGGCGACCACGAGATGACCGAGCACCGGGGCGCGTTGATCGTCGGGGATGCGACGGTCACGGTACCGCCCGACGAAGCGGTGTCCGGTCCGGTCTACGTTATCGGTGGCGAGTTTCGGGTCCAGGGAACAGTCGACGGTGACGTGACGCAACTCTCCGGATCGCTCGTCGTCGAGGACGGTGCAACGATCGGCGGAGAACTCCAGCACATCGGAGGGAGTGAGGTGCTGTCCGATGGAGCAGTCATTACGGAGCGGACCACGGTCGTGTTCGAATCCGCCGAACCCG
The nucleotide sequence above comes from Halosolutus halophilus. Encoded proteins:
- a CDS encoding serine hydrolase domain-containing protein; translation: MLGGLAVSAAVVSTPVAASTDTASRAVAQLDAGPLADPNAFESFLDGLIRAQLEGHSIPGATVAVVDGDSEFAKGYGFSDVESETPVRADETLFRIGSVSKLFTWTAVMQGVERGRFDLDTDVNQYLDEIDVPRTYEQPITLDHLGTHTPGFEDRAHGTFVLAETDLQPLEQTLVEEQPARIRPPGRFTAYSNYGAALSGHIVATAAETSFENYVNEEIFDPLSMKRSTFAQPVPDGLRADLAKGYTATDGEFREGDFEFVGMPATGAMSATATDMARFVRAHLQGGTVDDDRILESETVAEMHRRRFANDERVNGMGFGFYEMSRHGVRVIGHAGDTRLFHSLLFLVPEHDVGVFVSYNSTGGTNAREEFIDEFIEQYFPTEEPSVTIPDGTPTRGTDLEGTYRTLRVPSTTSEKFIGVTESVSVSLDDRGRLITTHGDDTKRWVEAEPLFFREIDGPDRLAFRETDGDVTHLFLGSRPASAYERLSLLEQPRVHGAIVAFSVVVFVTAVVGWSGAAIWRWYRGAERSRGDSPLRFAQWTGGIAAVCFLLFVVGFVGALTMRPTAFLYGDRLLFRLLTIPSLVGAVASVSTVVFAGIAIRNREWGRWTRVHYTVVALAAIVFTWLLWYWNLLWYQM
- a CDS encoding DUF998 domain-containing protein, with product MTVIMLAAAMAPGYDFGAAAISDLGVIAETALVFNISLIVAGLCNLLGGFYFYQTHGKRWLFAIFALAGIGAIGAGVFPLDTGGLHSLFALLAFVFFNVQALGTATRLSGVMRAISVLAGGIGLVFVVLMAAGDAGNTAAFGPIGHGGTERMIVYPVMLWLVAFGGYLLGSPDRPDTLVHRGE
- a CDS encoding spore germination protein GerW family protein, which produces MNDRERLSAIGDRLQDHAGVTQVYGEPVAHDGKTIVPVAKVAYGFGGGYESGGREDVDTAAENREAGEGGGMGGGVWATPTGVVEITNQDTRFIPFGDTRKRAVMAGLWFVFGYVLGRK